The nucleotide sequence AGGCGCAGGATCTGCTCCCCGGCCGGCAATTCTACCACCGCCGACACCGTTGTCCAGCTTTGCCAACCCCCGGTCTGGGGAATGACGGATACTTCGCCCAACGTGTTACCCGCTACGTCACGGATCTGAATATTACCGTTGCCGTAGGCATTAGCGACCCGGAAGGTGAAGGTGAACCGGGCTGCTTCCGCCACCGTTACGGCATACTCCATCCAGTCGCCATCGTCGATCTGGCTCACGTTCAGCCCTCCGTCCGCATCGGCGGTTGGTTCGGTGCCGACGGCACCGGCGCGGTCGAAAGCTTCGGCTTCTACCTTGCCGGGTAGTGTTTTCACGTCATGCAGCACATCAATCCAGTTGAGGCTGAAAACCCCTTTTTCAATGTAAATTCGTAACGTCTGATTCCCCGCGGGCAAATTCACCAGCAGGGGTACCGTCTTAAAGCTACCCATGCCCCCCGTGCGCGGAACGGCCAGTTCGGCCAGGACATTACCGTTGGCGTTTTTTAGCTTCAACCGGGCGTCGTCGCTGAACCCGTTGGCCAGCCGGAAATTGAATTTGTACAGGCCCGCCGCACTGACGGCCACGGAATAATCCAGCCAGTTGTCGTCGTTGATCCAGCCGATTTCGGACCCGCCGTCCTCGTCGGAGGTAGATCCGGCGGTCAGGCCGCTTGAGGCAGAGAACGCCTCGGCTTCGAGGCGGGCGGGCACCGGTACCTGGGCCCGCAGCAGGGTACCCCACAACAGCAGGGCCAATAGGGGTAAATAGTTGGGGGTCATACACGTCGGAGTTTTCGATTGAGATTCGTACCTATACATTCACATAAAAAAATACCCGATAATCCAACTACCCCGCTTGTGGAAACGCCGGACCACGGCAGACCACAGGGTAGCAAGTCCGGAATGGCCCCCGCCGCAATCAGGTGCGTCGGGCGGATTTTCCGGTTTTCAAACTCGTTTTAGTGTGTAAGGTTTTTAAGCTGACCCGGACGGGCCAGTGGGGCCAGTCATCGACCGGCCAGGTAATCCCAATTCATCTTGATGTGGCGGTAGAAATGCCGTACCGTGGCCACCAGGAAATTGTCGCTCTCGCGCAAAAAATTCCGCTTGATCGTACTGGGTTCGACGCTACTGTTGCTTTGGGTAAGCAAATCCCGGTAGCGTTCAAAGTAAATAGCTTTGCCTTTATTTTTCAAAAAAGAAATCATCATCCGGTACTCCGGCATGTCGCCTCTCAGGTCCTCGCGATAACGCCCGAATCTTTGAAAAAACGTCGAACGACGCAAGTGGGGATGATCGCTGTACATGTAAAATTTCTTATAACCCGGGTACCGGATACTGAACTGCATTTCCGAAAACCCGTCCCCGACCGGTTTGAGGTAGGGGTACTTAAAATACGCATAAAACCGGGCCATGTCCAGGCTGGGGTCCTGCTGCATCCGGCGCAACGCCTCGGCCAAAGCCGGCACAAATTCGGGATTGGGAATAAAATCCTCCTGAATGTACAGCGTGTAGGCCGTCTTCACGGCGTCCTGCCCTTTGTTCAGGTTATTACCTAGGCCCCGGTTCTTTTCCGTGGCAAGCCACCGGAACCCATACTGCGGCTGTATTTCCCGCAACCGCTGCTGGTGCTCCGGCCGACTGCCGTCGTCCGACACTACGATTTCCCCAAAATGCGTGCCCAGCTCCTCAAAAGTGGCCAAAAGCCTGGCCAGGGAACTACTCCGGTTGTAATGGGTGATCAGGAGCGTTACCTCGGGAAAACGAGCAGCCGGTGTGGGTACACTTTGTTTCATAAACCTGCCTGGACTTGATCGTGTAGGTGCCTGTTGACGGTGACAATAAAATGCGCGGGCGAAAGTAGGAATTATTTTGGTGAGAATCCCAACTGTCGCTTCACCCGCTTTATAAAAGCTTGGCCAATGCTCCCCTCGTCCATCAACCGCCGCGAGGAGGTGAACACCCGCGCCTTCGGATGCATGACCCAATACAGCTTGCCCCGGCTTGTCAGATTGAGGGCCATGCGGCCGTCTTCAGCCTCATTGGCAAAGTCGCTGCCCACTACGTGGGTGTACACGCGGTTACCCCCTACCCTGAAGCCGCCGGTTTGCCGGCCGATTTCGGTCACAAATCCCATATTGAAGCCATAGACGTTCATATACTCTTTTTTCCGCTTCCGGTACAGGATCGGCAATAGGGTCATGAATTCGTAGAAAGCCAGTCCCAGGCGGTTTTGGCCCGGCGGCGGTATGAACGAATAGGTACCGTACACGCCGACGATGCCGGTCTGCTCCCGCATGGGTTTGACCATCCGGTCGATCCAGCCGGGCGGATATAGCGTGTCCGAATCGGCGCACAGATGGAAGCGGCCCTTCGCCCGGTCCAGCCCCATCTGCCGGGCGTGGGGGGTACCCTGCACGGTTTGCAGAAACGTTCGGACGCCCAGGGTTTCGAGTACCTGCGCAGTCGCATCAGTCGAGTTGTTGTCGATGACGATCAGTTCGGTACGCAGGCGGGTGTTCGAAGCCGCCAGCGACGCCAGGGTCCGGTGAATCGTGTCGGCTTCGTTCCAGGCCGGTATCACCACGCTCACCTCCGGATTGGGTTCCGAAAAGCGCTGCAAAGCCTGCCGGAGTACCATCACTTCGCGGGCACTCAGGGCATCGAACCGCCTTTCCTCATAGAGATGCGCCTTGACCCAGGCCGGAACATTCAGTAGACTCATTTTTTTTAGTTGAAAGGGATAGTTGAAACGGGGTACCTGGCGGTCGAAAATGGATGCTGGATTTTGGATGCAAGAAAAAAGTTGGGCTTTATGGTTGAGTGAATTAAGTCGTAAAGCAATTGCCCCAAAGGGGCCAGCCGTTATTAGAACACACATCAATCCCGTACACATGCACCCCGGCGGGGTCGGCCCCGCCGGGGCGAAGGATGTTAGCTTTCCTATTTTTTCTAGTAACGGGCGACGCCTCCGGCGTGAAAACAGGGTAATTTACAGACCAATTCACCTATCACTAGATTTAGAACGTGGGTATAATCCGCCCAATGGACTGTTGCGACATGACTCCATGGTAATCACACGTGTTATGTTTATCCAAAATATAATCGTCCGTCTCATTCTAATTCGCTTTCAATCTTCAACTAGTTTCAACCGTTTTGCGCTTGGCCTTGTCCCAGGCTGCGCTTTGCCGACCGGACAGGTACCGACCGATGCCCCGCACCACGGCATAATTCATCATGCAAAAATAGTAGGGTACGAACAGTACCTTGTTTTTCAGTTGCCGGGTTTCCAGAAACAAGCCCGCCAGCGCCATGCCGTAGAACAGTACCTGCCCCGCCAGCAACCAAGCATACGGAAAAGCCGGACCGGTCAATGCCAGGGCCAGGTTGGTGCCAAAGGCCAGCAGCATCAGAAAGGGCGCCACGGTCCAGCGCAGCACCCGATGGCCGATGTACTGAAACGAGAGTACAGGGTACCTGAACGGATTCAGCAGCCCCGGCAAGCGCACGATCGACTGAATGCCCCCGGCCGCGATGCGTATTTTCCGCTTCAGTTCCTCAGCCACATTCTCCGACGACAACTCCCGGGCGTAGGCTTCCGGCTCGTACACGATCCGGTACCCTCGCTCGGCAGTCTGCATGGACAGGATGAAATCGTCCAATATGGTATCATCGGGTACGTCGCGGTACAGCGACCGACGGACGCTGAACAGTTCGCCCGCCGCCCCGACCACCGAATACAGCTCCGAATCCCATTTTTTCAGGGTGGATTCGTACTTCCAATACATGCCCTCCCCCGCCGTTGCGTCCGCGCGTTCGCCGATGGCTACCCGCTTTTCGCCCGATACCGCCCCCACGGTGGGGTCCTGGTAGTGCCGGGCCAGGCGTTTGAGCGCTTCCGGGTTCAGACTCGTGTTGGCGTCGGTAAACACCACCACGTCCGCCGTAACCCGCCGCATGGCCCGGTGGATGGCGTGGATCTTGCCGCGGCGTTCTGGCGTGTGCAACAATTCGATCTGGGGTACTTCCGCACCACGTCTGGGGTACCGTCAAAAGAGCCGTCCGTCACGAACAGCAGCGACAACCGTTCGGCCGGGTAGTCGAGCGCCAGGGTGTTCCGGATTTTTTCTTCCATGCAATCCACCTCGTTGTAGGCCGCCACCACCAGTGCCAGCGAAGGGTAGTCGGCTTCGGCCAGTACCGGCACGGTCCGCCGCCCCTTGATCAGCCGCCGCAGCCGCACCAGGACGAACAGCACCAGTCCGTACCCGACATAGGTATAGAAAACGACCAGGAGCGACAGCCAGAAAACTACTTGCATAGGGTCAGAGGGAATAGCCCAGTTCGGGGCTGTCGGAGGAATGGGTGAAATGCCAGCGGATGGCTTTGAAAAAAACGCCGATGAAGTTATATTCCCTATTCCTGAGGTACCTCAGCACATTCCGGGGTACCACCGCCAGGGTAAAATAGGCACAAAAAAGGGCAAAGCTGAGCGGTGGGGCGTGTTTGCGCAGAAACAGAATGCGGTTGCGGGTCATGAAGTACTCCTTCAGTGCGGAGCGCTTGCCCACCGACACCGATTCCTTATGGTAGATCACCGCGTCGAGGTCAACGTAGGCCTTATACCCGGCTTTTTTGATCCGTTCGCACCAGTCCAACTCTTCGAAGTAGAGGAAATAGTGCGGGTCCATCGGGCCGGCCTTTTCGACAGCCTCTTTCCGCACCAGCATGGCCGCTCCGTGCACGTAGCCCGTCGGACCACACTGTCCATCGTACTGTCCCCGGTCGTGTTCATACTGCCCCACGCAACGGTTACGGCCCGTCCTATAATTCAGCGGCGTGTAGCCCGCGTACTGAATCAGGTTCCGGTCTTCGAAATAGTGCAGCCGCGGCGATACCATTCCTACCTCGGGGTACTGATCCAGGATGGCGACGAGCTTTCCCAGCGCCCTGGGTGTAAACTCCGTATCGTTGTTGATCAAAAAGTAATAGTTGCCCTGCGCGACCCGCAGGCCCAGGTTATTGCCCCCGGCGAAACCCAGGTTTTTCTCCGACCGGATAAAGATCACGTCCGGAAAGCGGACGCGCCAGTCGGGCGTCCAATTGTGGCTGCTACCGTTGTCCACCACGATCACCTCGATGTCCGGATACCCGTTCACCGTCCGCACCGAATTGAGGAATTCCTCCGTCACGACGGGTTGGTTGAAATTGACGGTAATGATCGAAACCAGGGGCATAAGGCCGGGCAGGACTAGACGTATGAATTTCCGGGGTACGTTTCAAACATACGAAGAAAGAACTATGAAACCGATTTCGCATAAATGAATTTGTGCAATTAGGAAAAAATTTCAGGGAAAAGGGTACATTGAAACCCTCGTTATGAACCAAATGGCACTTTATCCAATAAATCTGCCTGCACCTTTCCTGCATCAAAAAACAGAATACCTTGATCCTTCAAAATATATGTATCTTCCGAGCGACCCCGTGTAACCTAATTTCTGTCCCGTGTACTATTTTTGGGTTCGGAACGTTTCGTTCCGGTAACGC is from Salmonirosea aquatica and encodes:
- a CDS encoding glycosyltransferase family 2 protein; translated protein: MLHTPERRGKIHAIHRAMRRVTADVVVFTDANTSLNPEALKRLARHYQDPTVGAVSGEKRVAIGERADATAGEGMYWKYESTLKKWDSELYSVVGAAGELFSVRRSLYRDVPDDTILDDFILSMQTAERGYRIVYEPEAYARELSSENVAEELKRKIRIAAGGIQSIVRLPGLLNPFRYPVLSFQYIGHRVLRWTVAPFLMLLAFGTNLALALTGPAFPYAWLLAGQVLFYGMALAGLFLETRQLKNKVLFVPYYFCMMNYAVVRGIGRYLSGRQSAAWDKAKRKTVETS
- a CDS encoding glycosyltransferase family 2 protein, which gives rise to MPLVSIITVNFNQPVVTEEFLNSVRTVNGYPDIEVIVVDNGSSHNWTPDWRVRFPDVIFIRSEKNLGFAGGNNLGLRVAQGNYYFLINNDTEFTPRALGKLVAILDQYPEVGMVSPRLHYFEDRNLIQYAGYTPLNYRTGRNRCVGQYEHDRGQYDGQCGPTGYVHGAAMLVRKEAVEKAGPMDPHYFLYFEELDWCERIKKAGYKAYVDLDAVIYHKESVSVGKRSALKEYFMTRNRILFLRKHAPPLSFALFCAYFTLAVVPRNVLRYLRNREYNFIGVFFKAIRWHFTHSSDSPELGYSL
- a CDS encoding glycosyltransferase family 2 protein; protein product: MSLLNVPAWVKAHLYEERRFDALSAREVMVLRQALQRFSEPNPEVSVVIPAWNEADTIHRTLASLAASNTRLRTELIVIDNNSTDATAQVLETLGVRTFLQTVQGTPHARQMGLDRAKGRFHLCADSDTLYPPGWIDRMVKPMREQTGIVGVYGTYSFIPPPGQNRLGLAFYEFMTLLPILYRKRKKEYMNVYGFNMGFVTEIGRQTGGFRVGGNRVYTHVVGSDFANEAEDGRMALNLTSRGKLYWVMHPKARVFTSSRRLMDEGSIGQAFIKRVKRQLGFSPK
- a CDS encoding glycosyltransferase family 2 protein, translated to MKQSVPTPAARFPEVTLLITHYNRSSSLARLLATFEELGTHFGEIVVSDDGSRPEHQQRLREIQPQYGFRWLATEKNRGLGNNLNKGQDAVKTAYTLYIQEDFIPNPEFVPALAEALRRMQQDPSLDMARFYAYFKYPYLKPVGDGFSEMQFSIRYPGYKKFYMYSDHPHLRRSTFFQRFGRYREDLRGDMPEYRMMISFLKNKGKAIYFERYRDLLTQSNSSVEPSTIKRNFLRESDNFLVATVRHFYRHIKMNWDYLAGR